In Macadamia integrifolia cultivar HAES 741 chromosome 13, SCU_Mint_v3, whole genome shotgun sequence, one DNA window encodes the following:
- the LOC122060148 gene encoding uncharacterized protein LOC122060148 isoform X1 — MLLRWCCFDLLERGDVVRESSSFNREGLLLGDGNPAKNSSQRRSREISEGWTATEERADKRKEDEIQGAGGVEGSVDLREIFERDAGFPPLDVAWIMSAPTKLWPLNYDEGNAYENRCKEENTLVIVESTIPTNRNIVEVEIKCEGGNTHAMVKNIVPTITNTMEEVITMQQLNCSWADLPQELLSLIQSHLFVGDRVCFRAVCRKWRCSQAPLLLDSMDYLMMTSSPCLIFSAMNNCNINLFYPMYNFTYTLKLKEELYGVEICFAKDGWLLLV, encoded by the exons ATGCTCCTTAGATGGTGCTGCTTCGATTTGCTGGAAAGAGGTGACGTGGTTAGGGAAAGCTCTTCCTTCAACAGAGAGGGTCTCCTTCTTGGAGACGGAAACCCAGCGAAGAACAGTTCTCAGCGTCGATCCAGAGAAATCAGCGAGGGCTGGACTGCAACAGAGGAACGGGCCGACAAGAGGAAGGAGGACGAAATCCAAGGGGCCGGTGGCGTCGAGGGAAGTGTCGACCTGCGGGAGATCTTCGAACGAG ATGCTGGTTTTCCACCACTTGATGTTGCTTGGATAATGTCTGCGCCTACTAAGTTATGGCCTCTCAACTATGATGAAGGAAATGCTTATGAAAACAGATGCAAGGAAGAAAATACTCTTGTCATAGTGGAAAGTACCATCCCAACGAACAGAAACATAGTGGAAGTGGAGATAAAATGTGAAGGAGGAAACACTCAtgctatggtgaaaaatattgtCCCCACAATCACAAACACGATGGAAGAGGTAATAACTATGCAACAATTAAATTGCTCTTGGGCTGATCTACCACAAGAACTTCTAAGTTTGATCCAATCACATCTCTTTGTTGGTGATCGTGTTTGCTTTCGTGCTGTCTGTAGAAAGTGGAGATGTTCACAGGCTCCACTTCTACTGGACTCAATGGATTACTTGATGATGACTTCTTCTCCATGCCTTATATTCTCTGCTATGAATAACTGCAATATTAACTTGTTCTACCCAATGTATAACTTCACTTATACCTTGAAACTGAAGGAAGAATTGTATGGTGTAGAGATTTGCTTTGCTAAGGATGGTTGGTTGTTGTTGGTTTGA
- the LOC122060148 gene encoding uncharacterized protein LOC122060148 isoform X2, whose product MVDGSRETDVEDQPEHPRPPILKAHPLLVFFHGAYRGLKTLVNRRKGKKTQKMENDSIEIDIENQHEHSRPPALGLHPLLVFSHGVDGRVQTFFSISETHDYVRSIPDMTNKCFCSCSHGWLIMLAADLDDCFLLNPESLEKIQLPHLEFYSWYCCVLSSAPDNPNGCFIVFFGHNYLTFCWPCDDESVMEELEYQNLCAIGCEGKIYAMGSDDMNNISLFEVRTLVLG is encoded by the coding sequence ATGGTTGATGGAAGTAGGGAAACTGATGTTGAGGACCAACCTGAGCATCCTCGTCCACCAATCCTTAAAGCACACCCTTTGCTTGTCTTCTTCCATGGAGCATATAGAGGACTCAAAACTTTGGTCAATAGGAGGAAAggcaagaaaacacagaaaatgGAGAATGATAGCATAGAAATAGATATTGAGAATCAACATGAGCATTCACGTCCTCCAGCCCTTGGTTTACACCCTTTACTTGTCTTCTCCCATGGAGTAGATGGACGAGTCCAAACTTTCTTCAGCATATCAGAAACTCACGACTATGTTAGAAGCATTCCTGACATGACTAACAAATGCTTTTGCAGTTGTTCTCATGGATGGTTGATAATGTTGGCTGCTGATTTAGATGACTGTTTTCTTTTAAATCCTGAATCCTTAGAGAAAATTCAACTACCACATTTGGAATTCTATAGTTGGTATTGTTGCGTTCTTTCCTCGGCCCCGGACAATCCCAATGGATGCTTTATCGTTTTCTTTGGTCATAATTATCTTACGTTTTGTTGGCCTTGTGATGATGAATCGGTTATGGAAGAATTGGAATATCAGAATTTATGTGCTATTGGATGTGAAGGAAAGATTTATGCAATGGGGTCTGATGATATGAATAATATTTCCTTATTCGAAGTGAGAACCCTGGTTCTGGGATGA